In the genome of Vanacampus margaritifer isolate UIUO_Vmar chromosome 1, RoL_Vmar_1.0, whole genome shotgun sequence, one region contains:
- the LOC144050013 gene encoding nck-associated protein 5-like isoform X6 has translation MKEALIRMEETMRSLLHNQGVVEATTADAADIMKAYKEKFSEEVQKQQDCPEEKAPLPATQMEPESGMRRPHAGASQADDNHDKTKILLERLKSLQERNSVLALENESQREQYERCLDEVANQVVQALVTQKDLREECLKLRTRVFDLEQQNRALGILFQQRIKPTSELLLQKLQSRIMDLSAADLLQEPERSKTFLLSRNTDCPLTESQLNGKSAFPITKCLSQLSLTAPMPAPMPACPRSSCSSSELSLSSACSELSSGSYTWNDARSCGKAHSSLTWDKRLNLGSSAPSNISEPPEEEMPTRRKETNILKGLRKLQRRKHRSLSSSRVSKSGYKDCMNSNEGIYSLGIKSSNKGVSKATHVGRPSLLAGKKFLSDSDDADDELVQSGHAADIPNKDSWFYCKRLSHCISDTLCSWDAIHDSGGVGDNSSGLAVTKPPSEFDSQERPVKLTSLVGACLTESGRPSAFTRVSMLHVAPSDPEGSNGFSDTDDLEDHKCDSRGLQVPFALRKERVERMPRDAFEPLVPQRLQRDQVRNQSADGRPGPVKATKEANNYLSEETIVAVFDAQGEPIELSTQKLAEGSGPMIEIPVSKVVDTYNEVAPQEKPPRHKPTNAGNYAVLDSPEKPSEYQLRTSKINNSKGGNADRLSVQLTPQRKLIKPPGNRADKGHSVPPLNDSASPMSGGSKLRGFNKPSAPPVRLSKGAATEPNSGNSGTPSQEKTPPPATGKMSRFIKSSHCPKVVNSKLPNRCEWSKGSSPGCPRLSRKHLEYADTSEQPTRDKHCESIKNKLRSPSPPPPPGRTTSLLIKPNYEGSPQAHKIDKAQPSTTTTVRGPPPSYYTSLQPNMQATLPIKDKDMDMDAGYGTALAPQKLIDKTSQQLQKSSGIASVTGTPKQITSKDYLPPTNSGFDPEPENAPKSSKNVPPPPYGAIRGSSLHSVFASKEGSAQEHDHQSVQKAFVSLSVQEAPTVKTELQKNVVSPPSSLAASPKSSEKSQKNGMAVGFKAFLKSPPSHKNGPTLPDKQEKDHINLVSKETVTGQCDSLQPVYSIDSPPNMSVPEVRGEVDCRLLQGEANPAVKPEEGDVCHKGKRSSQLFSRSISITAKSHLKPALGMNGAKARSQSFSINYIEKASVNVLEGPGKIRTQIITNSTERGNSLSRQSSLEAPNVGLAESPIYSVRTRPNNQNVAPERTSKFISRGDESQGAVKGQTVASPAHKDTCALPISEKNLRNNICRPGKVIPAYFACNSENVEQEAGGTATAPNEQEFSSGVKTQTDSPNKSPHGEDQKISPSACTIEEKVMMGIEENLHKCQEQEKVAASEAKQKSAPSLANWFGFRKSKLPAVTGKKADLCKGKEEKKEMKIGSVLAGKHTKLDKKKEKKKNDSLEAHNQSEMSNKLSSIMDHCNNQMGQIASQIQSSAAFVGKEQLVKELLGRTAGKGNVVTASPTPKKHSEMTGELKICPDAATLLMSQKLHLKADKKEGGCMADATGQDHMMDSSCQMRTLDSGIGTFPLPDSVTRASGRHVPKCDPGPDGLPAELRAEPHRPPPECSQPSVNVPSLPNTRLHAQGSLAHSFSDPSLTCSAFNPDAQTRLPKLAGANRTKRLSLFTPRSSASASTEDKDDESGRKMKVKEQDISSERALRLCTYSGSSSGSDAETELGRPVVAVSPLQSSRIHCSQMEDSVEQCEKTLKSGSVDNPLSIMDLYQHEMFSPVEKDSRKIRQYDLLRKEAALNARDKLSKEIAAGKTAICPKQPGSRNVTLECLNELNRSDSSVRNETAADGRLVASRGDKVDEAGADPAGSLSDSLYDSFSSRASQLSNHV, from the exons GAGAAATTCTCCGAGGAAGTGCAAAAGCAGCAGGATTGCCCAGAAGAGAAGGCCCCCCTGCCGGCGACTCAGATGGAGCCCGAGTCTGGGATGCGGCGGCCGCACGCCGGCGCATCCCAAGCAGACGATAACCACGACAAAACCAAGATCCTGTTAGAACGCCTAAAGAGCCTCCAG GAGAGGAACTCCGTCTTGGCGTTGGAGAACGAAAGCCAGCGAGAGCAGTATGAACGCTGTCTGGACGAG GTCGCTAATCAAGTGGTGCAGGCGCTCGTCACTCAGAAG GACCTGAGAGAAGAATGTCTCAAGCTGCGCACTCGAGTTTTTGATCTGGAGCAGCAGAATCGGGCGCTGGGGATTCTGTTCCAGCAGCGTATCAAGCCCACCTCGGAGCTGCTCCTGCAG AAACTCCAGTCCCGGATCATGGATCTGTCTGCGGCTGATTTGCTCCAAGAACCTGAGAGAAGCAAGACTTTCTTACTGTCCAGGAACACAGATTGTCCTTTGACT GAGAGCCAGTTGAATGGAAAGTCGGCTTTTCCCATCACCAAGTGTCTGAGCCAGCTGAGTCTGACAGCGCCGATGCCAGCGCCGATGCCAGCGTGCCCACGCAGCAGCTGTAGCAGCAGCGAACTGTCGCTGTCGAGCGCGTGCAGCGAACTCTCGAGCGGCTCCTACACCTGGAATGATGCTCGCTCCTGTGGGAAAGCG CACTCATCTCTCACCTGGGATAAGAGGCTAAATTTGGGTTCATCTGCCCCAAGTAATATCAGCGAGCCACCGGAGGAAGAGATGCCCACCAGGCGCAAGGAGACCAACATACTAAAGGGGCTGAGGAAATTGCAGAGGAGGAAGCACAGGTCCTTGTCTTCATCCAGGGTCTCCAAGTCAGGCTACAAAGACTGTATGAACTCCAATGAGGGCATTTACTCACTTGGTATAAAGAGTAGCAATAAAGGCGTGTCCAAAGCCACCCATGTCGGAAGACCATCGCTTCTTGCAGGGAAAAAGTTTCTCTCCGATTCTGACGACGCAGATGATGAGCTTGTGCAATCTGGCCACGCAGCGGACATTCCCAACAAGGACAGCTGGTTTTACTGCAAGAGGCTCTCCCACTGCATCTCTGACACGCTGTGTAGCTGGGACGCGATACatgacagtggaggtgtgggcGACAACAGCTCGGGCCTCGCCGTGACAAAGCCCCCCTCTGAATTTGACTCGCAGGAACGTCCCGTGAAGCTGACAAGTCTGGTCGGCGCTTGTCTCACTGAGAGTGGACGGCCATCAGCTTTCACTCGAGTGTCAATGCTGCATGTTGCCCCTTCTGACCCGGAAGGTTCCAATGGCTTCTCAGATACGGACGATCTCGAAGACCACAAATGTGATTCTAGGGGTTTGCAGGTGCCCTTCGCCCTACGAAAAGAGCGAGTGGAGAGGATGCCCCGTGACGCTTTCGAGCCGCTCGTGCCACAGCGCTTGCAAAGGGACCAAGTACGAAACCAGTCCGCAGATGGCAGGCCAGGACCTGTCAAGGCAACTAAAGAGGCAAATAATTATCTGTCCGAGGAGACTATCGTGGCAGTATTTGATGCTCAAGGGGAGCCAATTGAACTAAGCACTCAGAAGCTTGCCGAAGGTTCTGGACCCATGATTGAGATTCCAGTTAGCAAAGTAGTGGATACATACAATGAAGTAGCCCCTCAAGAGAAGCCACCGAGGCATAAACCGACAAATGCGGGAAACTACGCAGTCCTTGATTCTCCAGAGAAGCCATCGGAATATCAGCTCAGGACcagcaaaataaacaacagcAAGGGTGGCAATGCAGATCGGTTATCAGTGCAGCTTACTCCGCAGAGAAAGTTAATCAAACCGCCTGGCAACCGGGCTGATAAAGGACATTCAGTCCCACCTCTCAACGATTCTGCCAGTCCTATGAGTGGTGGCTCAAAGCTACGAGGTTTTAATAAACCTTCTGCACCCCCAGTCAGATTGTCAAAGGGCGCTGCCACTGAGCCAAACAGTGGAAACTCAGGAACTCCTAGTCAGGAGAAAACACCCCCGCCTGCCACAGGTAAAATGTCCAGGTTCATCAAGAGCTCCCATTGCCCAAAGGTGGTGAACTCCAAGCTTCCCAATAGGTGTGAATGGAGTAAGGGCTCCTCCCCCGGTTGCCCTCGCCTCTCAAGGAAACACTTGGAGTATGCTGACACCAGTGAACAGCCAACCAGAGACAAACACTGTgaaagcataaaaaacaaactcagGTCCCCTTCACCACCCCCTCCACCTGGTCGCACCACCTCCTTACTGATCAAGCCAAATTATGAGGGCTCACCTCAAGCACATAAAATAGACAAAGCTCAGCCATCCACAACAACCACTGTGAGGGGCCCGCCCCCAAGTTACTACACCTCCCTCCAACCAAATATGCAAGCTACACTACCCATCAAAGATAAAGACATGGACATGGATGCCGGCTATGGGACTGCACTTGCACCTCAGAAACTGATTGACAAAACCAGTCAGCAGCTTCAAAAGTCATCCGGCATAGCATCTGTTACAGGAACTCCCAAGCAGATCACCTCAAAAGACTACCTCCCTCCCACAAACTCAGGCTTTGACCCCGAACCTGAGAATGCACCTAAAAGCTCAAAGAATGTCCCTCCTCCTCCCTACGGTGCCATCAGAGGGTCTTCTCTTCACAGCGTATTCGCAAGTAAGGAAGGCTCCGCCCAAGAACATGACCATCAGTCTGTGCAGAAAGCCTTTGTTAGTTTATCAGTTCAGGAAGCCCCAACTGTGAAAACCGagctacaaaaaaatgttgtcagCCCACCAAGCTCACTTGCGGCTTCCCCTAAATCATCAGAAAAGAGTCAAAAGAATGGCATGGCAGTGGGcttcaaagcatttttaaaatctccCCCCAGCCATAAAAATGGTCCCACTTTACCAGACAAGCAAGAGAAAGATCATATCAACTTAGTTTCCAAGGAGACTGTGACTGGCCAGTGTGACAGCTTGCAGCCGGTGTACAGTATCGATTCTCCACCCAATATGTCTGTTCCGGAGGTGAGAGGTGAGGTTGACTGTCGATTACTGCAAGGGGAGGCAAATCCTGCTGTGAAACCAGAGGAGGGTGATGTCTGCCATAAAGGGAAAAGGAGCAGTCAACTTTTCTCTCGATCCATATCCATTACCGCCAAATCCCATCTAAAGCCAGCCTTGGGAATGAACGGGGCCAAAGCCCGGAGCCAGAGCTTCAGTATCAACTACATTGAGAAAGCCAGCGTCAACGTTCTGGAGGGGCCAGGAAAAATCCGAACTCAGATCATCACCAACTCAACAGAAAGGGGGAACTCCCTGTCCAGGCAGAGTTCCTTGGAGGCACCCAACGTTGGATTGGCAGAGAGTCCAATCTATTCTGTCAGGACAAGACCCAACAATCAAAATGTAGCACCTGAGAGAACCTCTAAATTCATCTCCAGAGGTGATGAATCTCAAGGTGCAGTGAAGGGGCAAACAGTCGCGTCACCCGCTCACAAGGACACGTGCGCTTTGCCCATCAGTGAGAAAAATCTACGAAATAATATCTGCAGGCCTGGAAAAGTCATCCCAGCCTATTTTGCTTGCAATTCCGAGAACGTGGAGCAAGAAGCGGGAGGCACCGCAACAGCCCCTAATGAGCAAGAATTTAGTTCAGGTGTAAAAACCCAGACAGACTCGCCAAACAAAAGCCCACATGGAGAGGACCAAAAAATCAGCCCGTCAGCGTGTACCATCGAAGAAAAGGTCATGATGGGAATCGAAGAAAATCTGCACAAATGCCAAGAACAAGAGAAGGTCGCTGCTAGCGAGGCCAAACAAAAGTCTGCTCCCTCGCTGGCCAACTGGTTTGGCTTCCGCAAGAGCAAACTTCCCGCCGTGACTGGGAAGAAAGCAGACTTGTGCAAAGGAAAAGAGGAGAAGAAAGAGATGAAGATTGGCTCGGTGCTCGCAGGCAAACACACAAAGTTGgacaagaagaaggagaagaagaaaaacgacAGTCTGGAGGCGCACAATCAATCGGAGATGAGCAACAAGCTGAGCTCCATCATGGACCACTGCAACAATCAAATGGGCCAGATTGCCAGTCAGATCCAGTCCAGCGCAGCATTCGTCGGCAAGGAGCAGCTTGTCAAGGAGCTTCTCGGCAG GACTGCTGGAAAAGGCAACGTCGTCACTGCATCGCCGACACCCAAGAAACATTCGGAGATGACGGGAGAGCTGAAGATCTGTCCTGACGCGGCT ACGCTCCTAATGAGTCAGAAGCTTCATTTAAAGGCTGACAAGAAGGAAGGGGGGTGCATGGCAGATGCCACTGGTCAAGACCACATGATGG ATTCCAGCTGTCAGATGAGAACATTGGACAGTGGGATTGGCACCTTCCCTCTCCCCGACTCGGTCACGCGGGCCAGCGGCCGCCACGTCCCAAAATGTGACCCCGGCCCGGACGGGTTGCCTGCCGAACTCCGAGCTGAGCCTCACCGCCCTCCTCCAGAATGTTCACAACCCAGTGTCAACGTGCCTTCCCTGCCCAACACCCGTCTGCATGCTCAAGGAAGCTTGGCTCACTCCTTCTCGGACCCATCCCTTACTTGCAGTGCTTTCAACCCGGATGCCCAGACCCGATTGCCCAAACTAGCCG GTGCTAACAGGACTAAGAGGCTGAGTCTTTTCACCCCACGGAGCAGTGCTTCAGCATCAACTGAGGACAAAGACGATGAAAGTGGGAGGAAGATGAAAGTGAAGGAGCAAGACATTTCTTCG GAGCGAGCCCTGCGATTGTGTACGTACTCGGGCAGCAGTAGTGGCAGCGACGCTGAAACTGAACTTGGTCGACCTGTCGTCGCTGTGAGCCCACTGCAAAGCTCGAGGATCCACTGCAGCCAAATGGAGGACTCTG TGGAACAATGTGAAAAGACGCTGAAGAGTGGCAGTGTGGACAATCCTCTGTCAATCATGGACTTGTACCAGCATGAGATGTTCTCTCCGGTGGAGAAGGACAGCAGGAAGATCCGTCAATACGACCTGTTGCGCAAAGAAGCAGCCCTCAACGCCAGAGACAAGCTCAGT
- the LOC144050013 gene encoding nck-associated protein 5-like isoform X7 codes for MQFIVGQISREKEKFSEEVQKQQDCPEEKAPLPATQMEPESGMRRPHAGASQADDNHDKTKILLERLKSLQERNSVLALENESQREQYERCLDEVANQVVQALVTQKDLREECLKLRTRVFDLEQQNRALGILFQQRIKPTSELLLQKLQSRIMDLSAADLLQEPERSKTFLLSRNTDCPLTESQLNGKSAFPITKCLSQLSLTAPMPAPMPACPRSSCSSSELSLSSACSELSSGSYTWNDARSCGKAHSSLTWDKRLNLGSSAPSNISEPPEEEMPTRRKETNILKGLRKLQRRKHRSLSSSRVSKSGYKDCMNSNEGIYSLGIKSSNKGVSKATHVGRPSLLAGKKFLSDSDDADDELVQSGHAADIPNKDSWFYCKRLSHCISDTLCSWDAIHDSGGVGDNSSGLAVTKPPSEFDSQERPVKLTSLVGACLTESGRPSAFTRVSMLHVAPSDPEGSNGFSDTDDLEDHKCDSRGLQVPFALRKERVERMPRDAFEPLVPQRLQRDQVRNQSADGRPGPVKATKEANNYLSEETIVAVFDAQGEPIELSTQKLAEGSGPMIEIPVSKVVDTYNEVAPQEKPPRHKPTNAGNYAVLDSPEKPSEYQLRTSKINNSKGGNADRLSVQLTPQRKLIKPPGNRADKGHSVPPLNDSASPMSGGSKLRGFNKPSAPPVRLSKGAATEPNSGNSGTPSQEKTPPPATGKMSRFIKSSHCPKVVNSKLPNRCEWSKGSSPGCPRLSRKHLEYADTSEQPTRDKHCESIKNKLRSPSPPPPPGRTTSLLIKPNYEGSPQAHKIDKAQPSTTTTVRGPPPSYYTSLQPNMQATLPIKDKDMDMDAGYGTALAPQKLIDKTSQQLQKSSGIASVTGTPKQITSKDYLPPTNSGFDPEPENAPKSSKNVPPPPYGAIRGSSLHSVFASKEGSAQEHDHQSVQKAFVSLSVQEAPTVKTELQKNVVSPPSSLAASPKSSEKSQKNGMAVGFKAFLKSPPSHKNGPTLPDKQEKDHINLVSKETVTGQCDSLQPVYSIDSPPNMSVPEVRGEVDCRLLQGEANPAVKPEEGDVCHKGKRSSQLFSRSISITAKSHLKPALGMNGAKARSQSFSINYIEKASVNVLEGPGKIRTQIITNSTERGNSLSRQSSLEAPNVGLAESPIYSVRTRPNNQNVAPERTSKFISRGDESQGAVKGQTVASPAHKDTCALPISEKNLRNNICRPGKVIPAYFACNSENVEQEAGGTATAPNEQEFSSGVKTQTDSPNKSPHGEDQKISPSACTIEEKVMMGIEENLHKCQEQEKVAASEAKQKSAPSLANWFGFRKSKLPAVTGKKADLCKGKEEKKEMKIGSVLAGKHTKLDKKKEKKKNDSLEAHNQSEMSNKLSSIMDHCNNQMGQIASQIQSSAAFVGKEQLVKELLGRTAGKGNVVTASPTPKKHSEMTGELKICPDAATLLMSQKLHLKADKKEGGCMADATGQDHMMDSSCQMRTLDSGIGTFPLPDSVTRASGRHVPKCDPGPDGLPAELRAEPHRPPPECSQPSVNVPSLPNTRLHAQGSLAHSFSDPSLTCSAFNPDAQTRLPKLAGANRTKRLSLFTPRSSASASTEDKDDESGRKMKVKEQDISSERALRLCTYSGSSSGSDAETELGRPVVAVSPLQSSRIHCSQMEDSVEQCEKTLKSGSVDNPLSIMDLYQHEMFSPVEKDSRKIRQYDLLRKEAALNARDKLSKEIAAGKTAICPKQPGSRNVTLECLNELNRSDSSVRNETAADGRLVASRGDKVDEAGADPAGSLSDSLYDSFSSRASQLSNHV; via the exons GAGAAATTCTCCGAGGAAGTGCAAAAGCAGCAGGATTGCCCAGAAGAGAAGGCCCCCCTGCCGGCGACTCAGATGGAGCCCGAGTCTGGGATGCGGCGGCCGCACGCCGGCGCATCCCAAGCAGACGATAACCACGACAAAACCAAGATCCTGTTAGAACGCCTAAAGAGCCTCCAG GAGAGGAACTCCGTCTTGGCGTTGGAGAACGAAAGCCAGCGAGAGCAGTATGAACGCTGTCTGGACGAG GTCGCTAATCAAGTGGTGCAGGCGCTCGTCACTCAGAAG GACCTGAGAGAAGAATGTCTCAAGCTGCGCACTCGAGTTTTTGATCTGGAGCAGCAGAATCGGGCGCTGGGGATTCTGTTCCAGCAGCGTATCAAGCCCACCTCGGAGCTGCTCCTGCAG AAACTCCAGTCCCGGATCATGGATCTGTCTGCGGCTGATTTGCTCCAAGAACCTGAGAGAAGCAAGACTTTCTTACTGTCCAGGAACACAGATTGTCCTTTGACT GAGAGCCAGTTGAATGGAAAGTCGGCTTTTCCCATCACCAAGTGTCTGAGCCAGCTGAGTCTGACAGCGCCGATGCCAGCGCCGATGCCAGCGTGCCCACGCAGCAGCTGTAGCAGCAGCGAACTGTCGCTGTCGAGCGCGTGCAGCGAACTCTCGAGCGGCTCCTACACCTGGAATGATGCTCGCTCCTGTGGGAAAGCG CACTCATCTCTCACCTGGGATAAGAGGCTAAATTTGGGTTCATCTGCCCCAAGTAATATCAGCGAGCCACCGGAGGAAGAGATGCCCACCAGGCGCAAGGAGACCAACATACTAAAGGGGCTGAGGAAATTGCAGAGGAGGAAGCACAGGTCCTTGTCTTCATCCAGGGTCTCCAAGTCAGGCTACAAAGACTGTATGAACTCCAATGAGGGCATTTACTCACTTGGTATAAAGAGTAGCAATAAAGGCGTGTCCAAAGCCACCCATGTCGGAAGACCATCGCTTCTTGCAGGGAAAAAGTTTCTCTCCGATTCTGACGACGCAGATGATGAGCTTGTGCAATCTGGCCACGCAGCGGACATTCCCAACAAGGACAGCTGGTTTTACTGCAAGAGGCTCTCCCACTGCATCTCTGACACGCTGTGTAGCTGGGACGCGATACatgacagtggaggtgtgggcGACAACAGCTCGGGCCTCGCCGTGACAAAGCCCCCCTCTGAATTTGACTCGCAGGAACGTCCCGTGAAGCTGACAAGTCTGGTCGGCGCTTGTCTCACTGAGAGTGGACGGCCATCAGCTTTCACTCGAGTGTCAATGCTGCATGTTGCCCCTTCTGACCCGGAAGGTTCCAATGGCTTCTCAGATACGGACGATCTCGAAGACCACAAATGTGATTCTAGGGGTTTGCAGGTGCCCTTCGCCCTACGAAAAGAGCGAGTGGAGAGGATGCCCCGTGACGCTTTCGAGCCGCTCGTGCCACAGCGCTTGCAAAGGGACCAAGTACGAAACCAGTCCGCAGATGGCAGGCCAGGACCTGTCAAGGCAACTAAAGAGGCAAATAATTATCTGTCCGAGGAGACTATCGTGGCAGTATTTGATGCTCAAGGGGAGCCAATTGAACTAAGCACTCAGAAGCTTGCCGAAGGTTCTGGACCCATGATTGAGATTCCAGTTAGCAAAGTAGTGGATACATACAATGAAGTAGCCCCTCAAGAGAAGCCACCGAGGCATAAACCGACAAATGCGGGAAACTACGCAGTCCTTGATTCTCCAGAGAAGCCATCGGAATATCAGCTCAGGACcagcaaaataaacaacagcAAGGGTGGCAATGCAGATCGGTTATCAGTGCAGCTTACTCCGCAGAGAAAGTTAATCAAACCGCCTGGCAACCGGGCTGATAAAGGACATTCAGTCCCACCTCTCAACGATTCTGCCAGTCCTATGAGTGGTGGCTCAAAGCTACGAGGTTTTAATAAACCTTCTGCACCCCCAGTCAGATTGTCAAAGGGCGCTGCCACTGAGCCAAACAGTGGAAACTCAGGAACTCCTAGTCAGGAGAAAACACCCCCGCCTGCCACAGGTAAAATGTCCAGGTTCATCAAGAGCTCCCATTGCCCAAAGGTGGTGAACTCCAAGCTTCCCAATAGGTGTGAATGGAGTAAGGGCTCCTCCCCCGGTTGCCCTCGCCTCTCAAGGAAACACTTGGAGTATGCTGACACCAGTGAACAGCCAACCAGAGACAAACACTGTgaaagcataaaaaacaaactcagGTCCCCTTCACCACCCCCTCCACCTGGTCGCACCACCTCCTTACTGATCAAGCCAAATTATGAGGGCTCACCTCAAGCACATAAAATAGACAAAGCTCAGCCATCCACAACAACCACTGTGAGGGGCCCGCCCCCAAGTTACTACACCTCCCTCCAACCAAATATGCAAGCTACACTACCCATCAAAGATAAAGACATGGACATGGATGCCGGCTATGGGACTGCACTTGCACCTCAGAAACTGATTGACAAAACCAGTCAGCAGCTTCAAAAGTCATCCGGCATAGCATCTGTTACAGGAACTCCCAAGCAGATCACCTCAAAAGACTACCTCCCTCCCACAAACTCAGGCTTTGACCCCGAACCTGAGAATGCACCTAAAAGCTCAAAGAATGTCCCTCCTCCTCCCTACGGTGCCATCAGAGGGTCTTCTCTTCACAGCGTATTCGCAAGTAAGGAAGGCTCCGCCCAAGAACATGACCATCAGTCTGTGCAGAAAGCCTTTGTTAGTTTATCAGTTCAGGAAGCCCCAACTGTGAAAACCGagctacaaaaaaatgttgtcagCCCACCAAGCTCACTTGCGGCTTCCCCTAAATCATCAGAAAAGAGTCAAAAGAATGGCATGGCAGTGGGcttcaaagcatttttaaaatctccCCCCAGCCATAAAAATGGTCCCACTTTACCAGACAAGCAAGAGAAAGATCATATCAACTTAGTTTCCAAGGAGACTGTGACTGGCCAGTGTGACAGCTTGCAGCCGGTGTACAGTATCGATTCTCCACCCAATATGTCTGTTCCGGAGGTGAGAGGTGAGGTTGACTGTCGATTACTGCAAGGGGAGGCAAATCCTGCTGTGAAACCAGAGGAGGGTGATGTCTGCCATAAAGGGAAAAGGAGCAGTCAACTTTTCTCTCGATCCATATCCATTACCGCCAAATCCCATCTAAAGCCAGCCTTGGGAATGAACGGGGCCAAAGCCCGGAGCCAGAGCTTCAGTATCAACTACATTGAGAAAGCCAGCGTCAACGTTCTGGAGGGGCCAGGAAAAATCCGAACTCAGATCATCACCAACTCAACAGAAAGGGGGAACTCCCTGTCCAGGCAGAGTTCCTTGGAGGCACCCAACGTTGGATTGGCAGAGAGTCCAATCTATTCTGTCAGGACAAGACCCAACAATCAAAATGTAGCACCTGAGAGAACCTCTAAATTCATCTCCAGAGGTGATGAATCTCAAGGTGCAGTGAAGGGGCAAACAGTCGCGTCACCCGCTCACAAGGACACGTGCGCTTTGCCCATCAGTGAGAAAAATCTACGAAATAATATCTGCAGGCCTGGAAAAGTCATCCCAGCCTATTTTGCTTGCAATTCCGAGAACGTGGAGCAAGAAGCGGGAGGCACCGCAACAGCCCCTAATGAGCAAGAATTTAGTTCAGGTGTAAAAACCCAGACAGACTCGCCAAACAAAAGCCCACATGGAGAGGACCAAAAAATCAGCCCGTCAGCGTGTACCATCGAAGAAAAGGTCATGATGGGAATCGAAGAAAATCTGCACAAATGCCAAGAACAAGAGAAGGTCGCTGCTAGCGAGGCCAAACAAAAGTCTGCTCCCTCGCTGGCCAACTGGTTTGGCTTCCGCAAGAGCAAACTTCCCGCCGTGACTGGGAAGAAAGCAGACTTGTGCAAAGGAAAAGAGGAGAAGAAAGAGATGAAGATTGGCTCGGTGCTCGCAGGCAAACACACAAAGTTGgacaagaagaaggagaagaagaaaaacgacAGTCTGGAGGCGCACAATCAATCGGAGATGAGCAACAAGCTGAGCTCCATCATGGACCACTGCAACAATCAAATGGGCCAGATTGCCAGTCAGATCCAGTCCAGCGCAGCATTCGTCGGCAAGGAGCAGCTTGTCAAGGAGCTTCTCGGCAG GACTGCTGGAAAAGGCAACGTCGTCACTGCATCGCCGACACCCAAGAAACATTCGGAGATGACGGGAGAGCTGAAGATCTGTCCTGACGCGGCT ACGCTCCTAATGAGTCAGAAGCTTCATTTAAAGGCTGACAAGAAGGAAGGGGGGTGCATGGCAGATGCCACTGGTCAAGACCACATGATGG ATTCCAGCTGTCAGATGAGAACATTGGACAGTGGGATTGGCACCTTCCCTCTCCCCGACTCGGTCACGCGGGCCAGCGGCCGCCACGTCCCAAAATGTGACCCCGGCCCGGACGGGTTGCCTGCCGAACTCCGAGCTGAGCCTCACCGCCCTCCTCCAGAATGTTCACAACCCAGTGTCAACGTGCCTTCCCTGCCCAACACCCGTCTGCATGCTCAAGGAAGCTTGGCTCACTCCTTCTCGGACCCATCCCTTACTTGCAGTGCTTTCAACCCGGATGCCCAGACCCGATTGCCCAAACTAGCCG GTGCTAACAGGACTAAGAGGCTGAGTCTTTTCACCCCACGGAGCAGTGCTTCAGCATCAACTGAGGACAAAGACGATGAAAGTGGGAGGAAGATGAAAGTGAAGGAGCAAGACATTTCTTCG GAGCGAGCCCTGCGATTGTGTACGTACTCGGGCAGCAGTAGTGGCAGCGACGCTGAAACTGAACTTGGTCGACCTGTCGTCGCTGTGAGCCCACTGCAAAGCTCGAGGATCCACTGCAGCCAAATGGAGGACTCTG TGGAACAATGTGAAAAGACGCTGAAGAGTGGCAGTGTGGACAATCCTCTGTCAATCATGGACTTGTACCAGCATGAGATGTTCTCTCCGGTGGAGAAGGACAGCAGGAAGATCCGTCAATACGACCTGTTGCGCAAAGAAGCAGCCCTCAACGCCAGAGACAAGCTCAGT